In one Chitinophaga sancti genomic region, the following are encoded:
- a CDS encoding hemolysin family protein produces the protein MSIEIFFTIFLVLLNGFFVAAEFAIVKVRSSQIEVNSGRNKTVSKIAKDILNNLDGYLAATQLGITLASLGLGWVGEKVMTEMIVNIFTSLGFQPDAGLAQKISIGFAFLAITIMHIVFGELAPKSLAIRKPVPTTFTVAVPLKLFYIIFRPFIWILNGLANVILRIIGITPVHENEDIHTEEELRVIIAESHQGGVIEETEKALIQNVFNLGDRHVSTLMTPRNEVIWLDIQDSPEVNKAKILKHKHTMYPLANGDLDHTTGFVYSKDLLSDNFSTAITNLSSLSRKLLVVTVHNRTYQLLELFKKERIYQAMVVDEFGSIKGLVTINDIVDALVGDISETNEFEYEVTRHEDGSMIVDGQLPFVEFLELIGVDTDQQRVNVTNFVTLGGFILDKLGKIPQSGDSLEWKNLKMEVVKMDQHRIAKVHISNIENEPKEDEE, from the coding sequence ATGAGCATAGAAATATTTTTTACCATCTTCCTGGTGCTGTTAAACGGTTTTTTCGTGGCAGCGGAATTTGCTATCGTTAAGGTCCGATCCTCGCAGATAGAAGTCAACTCAGGTCGTAACAAAACGGTTTCAAAAATCGCGAAAGACATCCTGAATAACCTTGACGGCTATCTGGCTGCCACCCAGTTAGGTATCACCCTCGCTTCCCTTGGCCTTGGCTGGGTAGGCGAAAAGGTGATGACTGAAATGATCGTAAACATATTTACCTCCCTGGGTTTCCAACCCGATGCTGGCCTGGCACAGAAAATCTCTATCGGTTTTGCATTCCTGGCCATCACTATCATGCACATCGTATTTGGCGAGCTGGCCCCTAAATCGCTCGCTATCCGCAAACCGGTGCCTACTACCTTTACCGTGGCAGTGCCGCTGAAATTATTCTATATCATTTTCCGTCCATTCATCTGGATCCTGAACGGGCTGGCCAATGTGATCCTCCGCATTATCGGCATCACCCCCGTTCATGAAAATGAAGACATACACACGGAAGAAGAACTCCGTGTCATCATTGCCGAAAGCCACCAGGGCGGTGTGATCGAAGAAACTGAGAAAGCCCTGATCCAAAACGTATTCAACCTGGGCGACCGCCATGTATCTACCCTCATGACCCCACGAAATGAGGTGATCTGGCTCGATATACAGGATAGCCCGGAAGTGAATAAAGCCAAGATCCTGAAACATAAACATACCATGTACCCGCTGGCCAACGGCGACCTGGATCATACCACCGGCTTTGTCTACTCCAAAGACCTGCTGAGTGATAATTTCAGCACCGCTATCACCAACCTCTCCTCCCTGAGCCGCAAACTGCTGGTGGTGACTGTTCATAACCGTACTTACCAGTTGCTGGAACTCTTCAAAAAAGAGCGTATTTACCAGGCCATGGTGGTGGATGAATTTGGCTCTATCAAAGGCCTTGTAACCATCAATGACATCGTAGATGCACTGGTGGGTGATATCTCTGAAACGAACGAATTCGAATACGAAGTAACCCGTCATGAAGATGGTAGTATGATCGTAGATGGTCAGCTGCCTTTCGTAGAGTTCCTGGAACTGATTGGCGTAGATACCGACCAGCAGAGAGTAAATGTGACGAACTTCGTAACCCTGGGTGGTTTTATCCTCGACAAACTGGGTAAGATCCCGCAGAGCGGTGACAGCCTGGAATGGAAGAACCTGAAGATGGAAGTCGTAAAAATGGACCAGCACCGCATTGCCAAAGTGCATATCAGCAACATCGAAAACGAACCTAAAGAAGACGAAGAATAA
- a CDS encoding YfhO family protein, with amino-acid sequence MKPSWFKSLLPHLGAIVALLVLAVLYCKPVLDDKVISQSDNVQWQAMAKESMDYKKEHGIPPLWTTSMFGGMPTYQLAMESPYHIDSAIPAILTLGLPKPINVLFLSALCFYLLCVVIGARPWIGFAGAVAYTYASYSPIIIVTGHDTKMVALAYLPAVIAGLILITRRNYLAGTGIMALSLSYLIQANHLQMTYYFFLILGILGIAYAVHCIREKAFRHLVTGTLLVSLAVGLALASSAVNLWTTWQYSKESNRGGKSALSPLPGETAEQHDGKEYAFQWSYGKFETLTLIAPDIYGGASGGKLDEHSNTYKTLTNIGVPANDAERMVSNWNLYWGDQSLLGTSGPVYLGVIVCLLALLGMFIIRSWHKWWLIGISVLGILLAWGSNFAAFNYFMFDHFPFYDKFRAPSQALIIPQLSFAILAVMALQELVSHEMKKEELLKKLKWSGYIIGGLLLLLLLASTSARYTNESGDHANPHSDDQFHSQLVQIAQGRTDIADNLMAATRADRADLYRKDVFRSIFFAAFAFGLLWFFVKGKLQARYLAIGITILIMIDLIQVDRRYLNEDSFMDAGSYSMPFQASPADLQILQDKDPYYRVFNLTRNPFQDAMTSYFHKSVGGYHAAKLQLYQDLIERQISQNNMQVLNMLNTKYIITNGVEGPTVHQNPDALGNAWFVKAIQWVPNADAEMNALTNFHPKDTVVIDAQYKPLVKTDFQFDSSARISLLYNHQDTIAYTSKAASPQFAVFSEVYYRQGWQAYIDGKEAPYCRVNYALRGMSVPAGEHKLTFIFAPQAYYAGVKLSLGSYIVMLILLAGSLALYFRKK; translated from the coding sequence ATGAAACCCAGCTGGTTTAAATCCCTGTTACCGCACCTGGGCGCCATCGTCGCCTTGCTGGTACTGGCGGTATTGTATTGCAAACCTGTTTTAGATGATAAGGTCATCAGCCAGAGTGATAACGTGCAGTGGCAGGCAATGGCAAAGGAATCCATGGATTACAAAAAGGAACATGGTATTCCGCCTTTATGGACCACCAGTATGTTTGGCGGTATGCCTACCTACCAGCTGGCCATGGAGTCTCCTTATCACATTGATAGTGCTATTCCCGCCATCCTTACCCTGGGATTACCGAAGCCGATCAATGTCCTGTTTCTTTCCGCACTTTGTTTCTATTTACTCTGTGTCGTAATCGGTGCACGCCCCTGGATCGGTTTTGCCGGTGCCGTAGCGTATACCTATGCCAGTTATTCACCCATCATCATCGTTACAGGGCATGATACCAAGATGGTGGCACTGGCATACCTGCCGGCTGTCATAGCAGGCCTGATATTGATTACAAGACGTAATTACCTGGCAGGTACCGGTATCATGGCCTTATCACTCTCCTACCTCATACAGGCCAATCACCTGCAGATGACGTATTATTTCTTCCTGATCCTCGGGATCCTGGGTATTGCCTATGCGGTACATTGCATCAGGGAGAAGGCCTTCCGTCACCTCGTTACAGGTACCTTGCTGGTTAGCCTGGCGGTAGGACTGGCCCTGGCCTCTAGTGCCGTCAACCTCTGGACCACCTGGCAATATTCGAAGGAAAGTAACAGGGGCGGCAAATCAGCCCTCAGTCCTTTACCGGGTGAAACCGCCGAGCAACACGATGGCAAGGAATATGCTTTTCAATGGAGCTATGGTAAGTTTGAAACCCTCACCCTGATTGCACCAGATATTTATGGAGGTGCCTCGGGGGGAAAACTGGACGAGCACTCAAATACATATAAAACACTCACGAATATCGGCGTACCTGCGAACGACGCAGAACGCATGGTAAGCAACTGGAACCTTTACTGGGGAGATCAGTCGCTGCTGGGCACATCAGGACCGGTGTACCTCGGTGTAATTGTTTGCCTGCTGGCATTGCTCGGCATGTTTATCATCCGCTCCTGGCACAAATGGTGGCTCATCGGCATTTCCGTGCTGGGCATCCTCCTGGCATGGGGTAGCAATTTTGCAGCGTTCAACTATTTCATGTTCGATCATTTCCCTTTCTATGATAAGTTCCGGGCTCCTTCGCAGGCACTGATCATTCCGCAGCTATCCTTTGCGATCCTGGCCGTAATGGCCCTGCAGGAACTGGTCAGCCATGAAATGAAAAAGGAAGAATTACTAAAGAAACTGAAATGGTCCGGTTATATTATCGGCGGTCTGCTGCTGCTATTATTACTGGCATCTACCAGTGCACGCTATACCAATGAAAGCGGCGATCACGCAAACCCGCACAGTGATGACCAGTTTCATAGTCAGCTGGTGCAAATAGCACAGGGGCGTACTGACATCGCAGATAACCTGATGGCTGCTACCCGTGCAGACAGGGCAGATCTGTACAGAAAAGATGTATTCCGTTCTATCTTCTTTGCCGCATTTGCATTTGGGTTGCTGTGGTTCTTTGTAAAAGGAAAATTGCAGGCCCGCTACCTGGCTATCGGTATCACCATCTTAATTATGATCGACCTGATACAGGTAGACAGGCGCTACCTGAACGAAGATAGTTTTATGGATGCCGGATCTTATAGTATGCCATTCCAGGCCTCCCCTGCGGATCTGCAGATCCTGCAGGATAAAGACCCTTATTACCGTGTATTCAACCTGACCCGTAATCCATTCCAGGATGCGATGACTTCTTACTTCCATAAGAGCGTAGGTGGTTATCACGCAGCCAAACTGCAACTGTACCAGGACCTGATCGAAAGACAGATCAGTCAGAACAACATGCAGGTGCTGAACATGCTCAATACAAAGTACATTATCACGAACGGCGTGGAAGGCCCTACCGTACACCAGAACCCGGATGCCCTGGGTAATGCATGGTTTGTGAAAGCGATACAATGGGTACCAAATGCAGATGCCGAAATGAATGCACTGACGAATTTCCATCCAAAAGATACAGTGGTGATCGATGCACAATACAAGCCGCTGGTAAAAACTGATTTCCAGTTTGATTCCAGTGCCAGGATCTCATTATTATATAATCACCAGGATACCATCGCATATACATCAAAAGCCGCATCCCCGCAATTTGCCGTATTTTCTGAGGTGTATTACCGCCAGGGATGGCAGGCATACATTGATGGAAAAGAAGCGCCTTATTGTCGGGTAAACTACGCTTTAAGGGGTATGTCGGTGCCGGCAGGTGAGCATAAGCTTACTTTCATCTTTGCACCGCAGGCATATTATGCAGGTGTTAAGTTATCGCTCGGTAGTTATATCGTGATGTTGATTTTATTAGCAGGAAGTCTTGCATTGTATTTCCGGAAGAAATAA
- the sov gene encoding T9SS outer membrane translocon Sov/SprA, with amino-acid sequence MKKSLRKRLRKHYAALTVFSIVTFFMVDSAARGARGLSYYPMTATPHPAVYDSIIPVKDMVDTLKYPIRDRHSPQLVEPVQNAIDLKDPKGIKRDVEYDPDTKEYIISEKIGDKYYRNPTSMSFQDFYQMQTRKSEQEYFMKRASTLGNLNRSNGIELNKSNSLFDRLFGGNKVDIKPQGYLEISMGYAGQYINNPVLTEKARRSGGFDMNMNINLNVTGKIGDKLKIITNYNSQSTYDFENQIKLEYTGYDDEIIKKMEAGNVSFALPTTLISGMQSLFGIKTQLQFGRLTMTSVLSSQKSQKQTLTLKGGNQTTSYSIKADAYDENKNFLLAQFFRDTFNYAMGNLPSIRSLSNITRIEVWVTNKTGTTTNTRNVVGLMDLAEYNPYNTNAVHVVSSGKLPYNGINDLYSKLSADDAARQASTVVSQLQSYGLSAVQDYEKTYARKLDSTEYTVNKKLGYISLNSALQSDQVLAVAFEYSYNGRTYKVGDFAQDVPPDASNNNNSRILFLKMLKATAARPILPIWDLMMKNIYSTGGYQLSASDFSADVYYNDPGSDTRAASPRRYLPDAVGAYSGAPIITILNLDNLNTNNDPQPDGVFDFVSGYTVDVSNGKLIFPVLEPFGKDLAKAFGGDAALEKQYLFKKLYDTTKTAAQQYSSLNRFIIKGTYKAGSSSEVSLNAYNIPSGSVTVTAGGKTLVENIDYTVDYNLGRVKIVNDGILSSGSTINVSFENSGLYGQQVRNYLGTRFDYAVNEKLNFGSTIVHMSERPYTTKVSYGEDPINNTVVGLDGNYNSEWKGLTRLLNKLPNYNTKTPSAISLTGEVARLFPGHSKLINAFGSSEGQVYIDDFEGTASNYDLKTPSSSWALASTPAGATDGTGNILFPEATLSDSVDYGRNRSLLSWYIIEPTLQVNSTSSQPAGITKDDQSDPRTRIVYQKEIFPNLSTDYTSTQLTTLDLAYYPKERGPYNFEASRTEVNADGSLNNPKKHWAGIMRALDNTDFETSNIQYIEFWVQDPFIKNATSTGGDLYFNLGAVSEDVLKDSYKFFENGMKAPNTTLNYDSSTWGHTPNYTTQLTRAFDNDESVREYQDVGYDGLRSADEVAYRTHFLNQLRTNFGVSADVYTKALADPSNDNYHHYRGDDYDKEKYGILARYKRFAMSDGNSPATTSGSTYSSAATNIPESEDLNFDNTMNETEAYFQYRVHLTPNMEIGQNYIVDKVAANVTYTNGSTGTENWYQFKIPIEQYNAAIGGIADFKSIQFMRMFLTNFSDSVVLRFGKLALVRNQWRQYSYELQTGSGDPVATDDATTFNTTAVNIEENASRTPINYVLPPGLQRESTLSTSNTTLLMNEQSLSLQLDKLQEGKSRAVYKTLGMDLRRYKKLQMFIHEEAVDDDNSLKDKDLQAVIRVGSDYTENFYEYRIPLTKTAFGATAQAAIWPTANNIDISLTDFSTLKQTRNNAGASTAALYEKTLANGNVIGVIGNPNLGDVEGMMIAIYNPLDDGLSKNAEVWFDELRLTGLDEKGGYAATGRLNMQLADLGQLAVTSTMHTAGYGAVNQSVNERYQDNLVSYDASLSLDMGKLLPKRARLMVPLYIGQSRTTSMPEWDPFDLDIKLKEKLKLAANKHERDSIKTQAEDATTITSFNVTNMRKMSDGKKKLKLWSLENFDLTYAYTGTKMHSPTTENYELSKNRGVLGYNFAGTNKFWEPFKKTIRSKSPWVMVFKDINLNPLPSMISFRADLTRQFSATQLRNVGSNYKLTETYNKYFTFDRYYGLKWDLTRSLSLDLTATNNARIDEPTGRLNSAAKRDTVWNNFLKLGRTTNYFQTFNATYTLPLSKIPVLSWTNFAVQYTAQYKWTAASRANRIQGNTIENTQVTAVLAEFKFTELYNKSKFLKAITATKQAAKPTTNAKNQPAKKEEQLPEISSLVKSLFRPILAIRRININYSENNYTSLPGWMDSTQALGMNWRSMEPGMAFVFGYQPNKNWLDKKAAKGLISADTLFNNQFIQQFSQNLQVQAQLEPVPGLRINMSLTKTFTKNHSETFKDRYGVGNYEHLDAYETGGFQVTSIMLKTLFMKGGLAAAFTNFRRYRAVLSKRYWSKNPYTRDAALPTYDTSDNSYMYGYGKYEQNVLISSFIAAYTGQDPNKVGLIATNGLDKIRNNPFRNIIPLPNWRITYDGLAKLEPFSDYVQTLTISHSYVSNLSMNSYNSSSSYMDRNSLGNPSFIDTVSGNYVPYYTVPNVTMIEQLSPLLGVDMTLKNNMNVHMDYKRTRSLSLSLTDYQLVEARTAEITLGGGYRLKGLKLPFAVGKNGSHQLDNDLNMRLDLSYRDEKSVNNQLDGGISTPTSGQKVISIAPSIDYVLNKRMNLKFYYTRKQTIPVLSTSSPTVTTTGGLSLRFVFGQ; translated from the coding sequence GTGAAGAAATCCCTTAGAAAACGTCTTAGAAAGCACTATGCTGCCCTGACTGTATTTAGTATAGTGACCTTTTTCATGGTAGATTCAGCGGCGAGAGGAGCCAGGGGCCTTAGTTACTATCCAATGACCGCTACTCCTCATCCCGCTGTGTATGACTCCATCATACCTGTGAAAGACATGGTGGATACTTTAAAATATCCTATCAGAGACAGGCATTCCCCGCAGCTTGTAGAGCCTGTGCAGAACGCTATCGACCTGAAAGATCCAAAAGGTATAAAGCGGGATGTAGAATACGATCCTGACACAAAAGAATATATTATCTCTGAAAAGATCGGTGATAAATATTACAGGAACCCTACGTCTATGAGCTTCCAGGATTTCTACCAGATGCAGACCCGGAAAAGTGAGCAGGAGTACTTCATGAAACGTGCGTCCACACTGGGAAATCTGAACAGAAGCAATGGTATTGAACTCAACAAATCCAATTCACTTTTCGACAGGTTATTCGGTGGCAATAAGGTAGATATTAAACCGCAGGGCTATCTTGAAATATCAATGGGCTATGCAGGCCAGTATATCAACAATCCGGTATTGACAGAGAAAGCACGCCGCAGTGGCGGGTTTGACATGAACATGAATATCAACCTGAATGTGACCGGCAAGATTGGCGACAAACTAAAGATCATCACGAACTATAATTCCCAGTCCACTTATGATTTCGAAAACCAGATCAAACTGGAATACACCGGTTACGATGACGAGATCATAAAGAAGATGGAAGCCGGCAATGTGAGCTTTGCACTTCCAACCACCTTAATCAGTGGCATGCAGTCTTTGTTTGGTATAAAAACACAGTTGCAGTTTGGCCGCTTAACCATGACCAGCGTGCTTTCCAGTCAGAAGTCACAAAAGCAGACACTCACCCTGAAAGGAGGAAACCAGACCACCAGTTACAGCATCAAAGCAGACGCGTATGATGAAAACAAAAACTTCCTGCTCGCACAGTTCTTTCGTGACACCTTTAACTATGCAATGGGCAATCTACCCAGTATCCGTTCACTCTCCAATATTACACGCATTGAAGTATGGGTGACCAATAAAACCGGTACCACTACCAATACGCGCAACGTAGTAGGTTTGATGGACCTTGCAGAATACAATCCTTACAATACCAATGCCGTACACGTAGTGAGCAGTGGCAAACTACCCTACAACGGTATTAACGATCTCTATAGCAAACTCTCTGCTGACGATGCCGCCAGGCAAGCCAGCACCGTCGTCTCACAATTACAATCCTACGGTCTCTCTGCCGTACAGGACTACGAAAAAACCTATGCACGTAAACTGGATAGTACAGAATATACCGTCAATAAGAAACTTGGTTACATTTCCCTGAATAGTGCGCTGCAATCCGACCAGGTACTGGCTGTAGCGTTTGAGTATAGCTACAATGGCCGTACTTACAAGGTGGGTGACTTTGCACAGGATGTACCACCGGATGCCAGTAATAATAACAACAGCCGGATCCTCTTCCTGAAAATGCTGAAAGCAACTGCTGCCCGTCCTATCCTTCCTATATGGGACCTGATGATGAAAAACATTTATTCTACAGGTGGTTACCAGTTAAGCGCTTCAGACTTTTCTGCCGATGTTTATTACAACGATCCCGGAAGCGATACCCGCGCTGCCAGCCCCAGGCGCTATCTGCCGGATGCCGTGGGCGCTTATAGCGGTGCCCCCATCATTACCATTCTGAATCTCGACAACCTGAATACCAATAACGATCCGCAGCCGGATGGAGTGTTTGACTTTGTGAGCGGCTATACGGTAGATGTATCCAATGGTAAACTCATCTTCCCGGTGCTCGAACCTTTTGGTAAAGACCTTGCCAAAGCCTTTGGCGGAGATGCAGCACTGGAAAAACAATACCTGTTCAAGAAATTGTATGATACCACTAAAACGGCGGCTCAACAGTATTCTTCCCTCAACAGGTTCATCATCAAAGGAACTTATAAAGCAGGTAGCTCTTCTGAAGTTTCCCTGAATGCATACAACATTCCCTCAGGTTCTGTCACCGTAACAGCAGGTGGTAAAACCCTGGTAGAAAACATCGACTATACCGTAGACTATAACCTGGGCAGGGTGAAGATCGTCAACGATGGAATCCTGAGTTCCGGCAGCACGATCAATGTCTCTTTTGAAAACAGTGGCCTGTACGGACAACAGGTACGTAACTATTTAGGAACCCGCTTTGACTACGCGGTCAATGAGAAACTGAACTTCGGTTCTACCATCGTACACATGAGTGAACGCCCATATACCACCAAGGTGAGCTATGGCGAAGATCCGATCAATAACACGGTGGTAGGCCTGGATGGTAACTATAATTCTGAATGGAAAGGGCTGACACGCTTGTTGAATAAACTGCCTAACTATAACACAAAAACACCTTCCGCTATTAGTCTCACGGGTGAAGTAGCCCGCCTGTTCCCGGGGCACAGTAAACTGATCAATGCCTTTGGTTCCAGCGAAGGCCAGGTATACATCGACGACTTTGAAGGTACAGCAAGCAACTACGATCTGAAGACACCCAGCAGCAGCTGGGCACTGGCCTCTACCCCGGCAGGAGCAACAGATGGCACCGGCAACATCCTCTTCCCGGAAGCGACGCTGAGCGACTCTGTAGATTATGGCAGGAACAGGTCATTACTTTCCTGGTATATCATCGAACCAACCTTACAGGTAAACAGTACATCCAGTCAGCCGGCAGGTATTACGAAAGATGATCAGTCTGATCCGCGCACACGTATCGTGTACCAGAAAGAGATCTTCCCAAACCTCTCTACAGATTATACATCTACACAGCTGACTACACTTGACCTGGCGTATTACCCAAAAGAGCGCGGCCCCTATAACTTTGAGGCCAGCCGCACAGAAGTAAACGCAGATGGTAGCCTGAATAACCCGAAGAAACACTGGGCGGGTATCATGCGTGCACTGGATAATACAGACTTTGAGACATCTAATATTCAGTATATCGAATTCTGGGTACAGGATCCTTTTATCAAAAACGCAACCAGTACCGGTGGCGATCTCTATTTCAACCTGGGTGCGGTGTCTGAGGATGTGCTGAAAGACTCTTATAAGTTCTTCGAAAACGGGATGAAGGCACCCAACACCACACTTAACTACGATTCCAGTACCTGGGGGCATACACCTAACTATACCACACAGCTGACCCGTGCATTTGACAATGACGAAAGTGTGAGAGAATACCAGGACGTAGGTTACGATGGCCTGCGCAGCGCGGATGAAGTAGCCTACCGCACACACTTCCTGAACCAGTTACGTACTAACTTCGGCGTTAGTGCAGACGTATATACCAAAGCACTCGCAGACCCTTCTAACGACAACTACCATCACTACAGGGGCGATGATTATGACAAAGAGAAATATGGTATCCTGGCGCGTTACAAACGCTTTGCAATGTCCGACGGCAACTCACCTGCTACCACCAGCGGATCTACCTACTCCTCTGCTGCTACTAATATCCCGGAGTCAGAAGACCTGAATTTCGATAATACCATGAATGAAACAGAGGCCTATTTCCAGTACCGTGTACACCTGACACCTAACATGGAAATCGGGCAGAACTATATCGTAGACAAGGTTGCCGCGAATGTAACTTATACCAACGGCAGCACCGGCACTGAAAACTGGTACCAGTTTAAAATACCGATCGAACAATACAATGCGGCGATCGGCGGCATTGCCGATTTCAAGTCTATCCAGTTCATGCGGATGTTCCTCACGAATTTCTCCGATTCCGTGGTACTGCGCTTCGGCAAACTGGCATTGGTCAGGAACCAGTGGCGGCAATATAGTTACGAATTACAGACCGGCTCCGGCGATCCCGTTGCAACAGATGATGCGACTACTTTCAATACCACCGCTGTCAATATCGAAGAAAACGCCTCCCGTACACCCATCAATTATGTGCTGCCGCCCGGCTTACAGCGGGAGAGCACACTCAGTACCAGCAATACCACCTTGCTGATGAATGAGCAATCCCTTTCCTTACAGCTGGACAAACTGCAGGAGGGTAAATCCAGGGCGGTATACAAAACCCTGGGCATGGACCTGCGCAGGTATAAAAAATTGCAGATGTTCATACACGAAGAAGCGGTGGATGATGACAACAGCTTAAAAGATAAAGACCTGCAGGCAGTGATCCGCGTAGGGAGTGACTATACAGAAAACTTTTATGAATACCGGATACCACTGACCAAGACAGCCTTTGGCGCTACCGCACAGGCGGCCATCTGGCCTACGGCGAATAATATCGATATCAGCCTCACGGATTTCAGTACCCTGAAGCAAACCCGTAACAATGCAGGTGCATCTACCGCAGCCCTCTATGAAAAAACACTGGCAAACGGAAACGTGATCGGGGTGATCGGTAACCCGAACCTGGGAGATGTGGAAGGCATGATGATCGCCATTTACAACCCGCTGGATGATGGCCTGAGCAAAAACGCGGAGGTATGGTTCGATGAACTGCGACTGACAGGCCTGGATGAAAAAGGAGGTTATGCCGCTACCGGCAGGTTGAATATGCAGCTGGCAGATCTGGGTCAGCTGGCAGTGACCAGTACCATGCACACCGCAGGTTATGGCGCCGTGAACCAAAGCGTGAATGAACGCTACCAGGATAACCTGGTCTCTTACGATGCATCCCTGAGCCTGGATATGGGTAAACTGCTACCTAAGCGGGCAAGGCTGATGGTACCCCTCTATATCGGGCAATCCAGGACCACCAGCATGCCGGAATGGGATCCCTTTGACCTGGACATCAAACTGAAAGAAAAACTGAAATTAGCGGCTAATAAACACGAAAGAGACTCTATTAAGACACAGGCAGAAGATGCGACGACCATTACCAGCTTCAACGTGACGAATATGCGTAAGATGAGTGACGGCAAAAAGAAACTGAAACTATGGAGCCTGGAGAACTTTGACCTCACCTATGCATATACAGGTACAAAGATGCATAGCCCCACGACAGAGAATTATGAACTCAGCAAAAACAGGGGGGTACTGGGTTACAACTTTGCTGGTACTAATAAATTCTGGGAGCCGTTTAAGAAAACCATCAGGAGTAAATCGCCATGGGTGATGGTGTTCAAAGACATCAACCTGAATCCACTGCCATCGATGATCAGTTTCCGGGCGGACCTGACCCGGCAATTCAGTGCCACACAGCTCAGGAATGTGGGTAGTAATTACAAACTGACGGAGACGTACAATAAGTACTTCACCTTTGACCGCTACTATGGTTTAAAATGGGATCTGACACGTAGCCTGAGCCTGGACCTGACGGCAACGAACAATGCCCGCATTGATGAACCGACCGGCAGGTTGAACTCCGCTGCGAAGCGGGATACGGTATGGAATAATTTCCTGAAACTGGGTCGTACTACCAACTACTTCCAGACTTTCAATGCAACCTATACCCTCCCCTTGTCAAAGATCCCGGTCCTGAGCTGGACGAATTTCGCAGTACAATACACAGCGCAGTATAAATGGACCGCTGCTTCACGCGCTAACCGGATCCAGGGAAATACGATCGAAAACACGCAGGTAACAGCGGTGCTGGCAGAGTTTAAATTCACGGAACTATATAATAAATCGAAGTTCCTGAAAGCGATTACGGCGACAAAGCAAGCGGCGAAGCCAACGACAAATGCAAAGAACCAGCCAGCTAAAAAAGAGGAACAGCTACCGGAGATTTCATCATTGGTAAAGTCACTCTTCAGACCCATATTAGCCATCAGGCGGATCAACATCAACTACTCCGAAAATAACTATACCAGTCTGCCGGGATGGATGGACAGTACACAGGCCCTGGGCATGAACTGGCGCAGTATGGAACCGGGAATGGCCTTTGTATTCGGCTATCAGCCTAATAAAAACTGGCTGGATAAAAAAGCCGCCAAAGGATTGATCTCAGCAGATACTTTGTTCAACAACCAGTTCATACAGCAGTTCTCACAAAACCTGCAGGTACAGGCGCAGTTAGAGCCCGTGCCGGGGCTGCGTATAAATATGAGCCTGACAAAGACATTTACAAAGAACCATTCAGAAACCTTCAAAGACAGGTATGGGGTAGGAAATTACGAGCACCTGGATGCTTATGAAACAGGTGGTTTCCAGGTAACGTCCATCATGCTGAAGACCTTGTTTATGAAAGGCGGACTGGCAGCGGCCTTTACAAATTTCAGGCGATACAGGGCAGTATTATCAAAGAGGTACTGGTCAAAGAACCCGTATACCCGGGATGCCGCATTGCCCACTTATGATACCAGCGATAACTCGTATATGTATGGCTATGGCAAATATGAGCAGAATGTATTGATCTCCTCTTTCATTGCGGCTTATACCGGGCAGGATCCCAACAAGGTGGGATTGATTGCAACGAATGGTTTGGATAAGATCAGGAATAATCCTTTCAGGAATATCATCCCCTTGCCTAACTGGCGCATTACTTACGATGGCCTGGCTAAGCTGGAGCCGTTTAGTGATTATGTACAGACGCTTACAATAAGCCACTCTTATGTGAGCAACCTGAGTATGAACTCGTACAATTCATCTTCCAGTTACATGGACAGGAATTCCCTGGGCAATCCCAGTTTCATAGACACGGTGTCAGGCAACTATGTGCCTTATTACACCGTGCCGAATGTAACGATGATAGAACAGTTATCACCATTATTAGGTGTGGACATGACACTGAAGAACAATATGAATGTGCATATGGATTATAAACGTACCCGGTCATTGAGTTTAAGTCTGACGGATTATCAGCTGGTAGAGGCGCGGACAGCGGAGATCACATTGGGGGGCGGGTACCGGTTGAAAGGATTGAAATTGCCGTTTGCCGTAGGGAAGAATGGCTCGCATCAGTTGGATAATGATCTGAATATGCGGCTGGATCTGAGTTACAGGGATGAGAAGTCGGTAAATAACCAGCTGGACGGCGGGATTTCGACACCTACATCGGGGCAAAAGGTGATTAGCATAGCACCGAGTATTGATTATGTATTGAACAAGCGGATGAATCTGAAATTTTATTATACGAGGAAACAAACAATACCTGTATTATCCACATCAAGTCCTACAGTGACAACAACGGGTGGACTGAGCCTCAGGTTTGTTTTTGGTCAATAA